A single window of Taeniopygia guttata chromosome 1, bTaeGut7.mat, whole genome shotgun sequence DNA harbors:
- the NEK5 gene encoding serine/threonine-protein kinase Nek5 isoform X11 yields the protein MDKYELIKQIGEGSFGKIFLAKGKMDNEPCVIKEINLTKMPVKEKEASKKEVILLAKMKHANIVTFYASLQEKNNLYIVMEYCDGGDLMKRINMQHGVLFDEDQILSWFVQISLGLKHIHDKKILHRDVKAQNVFLSNNGKVAKLGDFGIARQLNSTTEFAHTCVGTPYYLSPEICENRPYNNKTDIWSLGCVLYELCALKHPFQGNSLHELVLKICRGRFQPVSPNYSYELRMLISQLFKISPRDRPSINSILKKPFLQKLVLRYLPPEVGQEELSHSVAHRKRPSASHSRAKQIQAYKLQKTRVQDPVSLESGIVMTFKKQELFQRNAWKPPSRVQQSIIQPQTSRFNMAERPGSIKVHGHYGHYCEKLNCPQRKANALYDLSHVSQRVEDYYKLKGQVASPAPPPDWTAEFLQRRFEAQQYKIKVEKQMGLRPSSSDPYHEQIQQQKTKEEHLRNHQQNMSRKNEMKEQEYLKQLQKIREEYHSDIKEFRVRAGVLQENQKIQDKTYLVRQEKAEHQSEKKDVSETGEESLQDMEENVKQVRTQDRQDQTILEKRQNAKGGVKFEINLDVCFPEEDSTQEAEVLDKLNETLTFVDGENLKEKLVEVYENHTDRALEKLCDYPKESIHDTKKPRKHWEPGAPQTLLNLLAGADVTSACTTMAGNELEGRFTLLPPEKNKEDDSEIYSAVDVDEGRLEPRSDGEDT from the exons aaaagaaCAACCTATATATTGTGATGGAATACTGTGATGGTGGAGATTTAATGAAGAGGATAAATATGCAGCATGGAGTGCTGTTTGATGAGGACCAg ATTCTCAGTTGGTTTGTGCAGATCTCCTTGGGCTTGAAGCATATTCATGACAAGAAGATTTTGCACAGAGATGTAAAAGCACAG AACGTTTTTCTTAGCAATAATGGAAAGGTAGCAAAGCTTGGGGACTTCGGCATAGCAAGACAGTTGAACAG TACTACAGAATTTGCCCATACCTGTGTAGGGACCCCCTATTACCTTTCACCTGAGATATGTGAAAATCGACCATACAACAACAAAAC AGATATTTGGTCTCTTGGCTGTGTGCTTTATGAGCTATGTGCACTAAAGCATCCT TTTCAAGGCAATAGTTTGCATGAACTGGTGCTGAAGATTTGCAGAGGGCGTTTTCAGCCAGTGTCTCCTAACTATTCCTATGAGCTGAGGATGTTAATTTCCCAGTTGTTTAAAATATCTCCGAGAGATCGACCATCCATCAATTCTATTCTAAAGAAGCCCTTCTTGCAGAAACTTGTTCTCAGGTATCTGCCCCCTGAG GTAGGACAGGAAGAACTCAGTCACTCTGTGGCACATAGAAAAAGGCCTTCAGCATCTCACTCTAGAGCCAAGCAGATACAAG CATATAAACTTCAGAAAACAAGAGTCCAGGACCCAGTTTCTCTGGAATCTGGAATTGTGATGACTTTCAAGAAACAagaattatttcaaagaaatgcATGGAAGCCTCCTTCAAGAGTACAACAGTCTATTATTCAG CCACAGACCTCCAGATTTAATATGGCAGAAAGGCCAGGAAGCATTAAAGTACATGGTCATTATGGTCATTACTGTGAGAAGCTTAACTGCCCACAAAGGAAAGCTAATGCACTTTATGACCTTTCTCATGTTAGCCAAAGAGTTGAAGATTATTATAAACTAAAAGGACAAGTTGCATCTCCAGCTCCACCACCCGACTG GACTGCAGAATTTCTTCAAAGGCGGTTTGAAGCCCAGCAGTACAAGATTAAAGTGGAAAAACAGATG GGACTGCGACCATCCTCTTCTGACCCATATCATGAACAAATACAGCAgcaaaaaacaaaggaagagcATCTCAGAAACCATCAGCAAAACATGTCTAGAAAGAATGAAATGAAAGAACAG GAGTATTTGAAACAATTGCAGAAAATTCGGGAAGAATACCACAGTGATATAAAAGAATTCAGAGTCAGAGCAGGAGTACTCCAG GAGAACCAGAAAATACAAGATAAAACCTATCTTGTGAGGCAAGAAAAGGCTGAGCACcagtctgaaaaaaaagatgtatCTGAAACAGGAGAAGAATCACTTCAG GATATGGAGGAAAATGTTAAACAAGTCAGAACCCAGGATAGGCAAGACCAAACAATATTAGAAAAGAGACAGAATGCAAAA GGAGGagtaaaatttgaaattaatttagatGTATGTTTTCCTGAGGAAGACAGCACTCAAGAAGCAGAG GTATTAGATAAACTCAATGAAACTTTAACTTTTGTGGATGGTGAGAATCTTAAGGAGAAATTGGTGGAAGTTTATGAAAATCATACAGACAGAGCTTTGGAAAAACTGTGTGACTACCCAAAAG AGTCCATACATGATACGAAAAAACCGAGAAAACATTGGGAACCTGGAGCCCCTCAGACACTACTGAATCTTTTAGCTGGTGCTGATGTCACATCTGCATGTACTACTATGGCTGGAAATGAACTTG AGGGGAGATTTACTCTGTTGcctccagaaaaaaacaaggaagatGATTCAGAAATATACTCTGCTGTTGATGTTGATGAAGGTAGACTTGAGCCAAGATCAGATGGTGAAGACACGTAA